One region of Pleuronectes platessa chromosome 18, fPlePla1.1, whole genome shotgun sequence genomic DNA includes:
- the nxph1 gene encoding neurexophilin-1 — MRVTCWCAVFLLTPALCLVTSAHVKSGSPKSTLKHIWTESSKDMSISRLLTQTLHGKENSTALDLHYDTPEPYSEQDLWDWLRNSTDLQDSRPRAKRRPMVKTGKFKKMFGWGDFHSNIKTVKLNLLITGKIVDHGNGTFSVYFRHNSTGQGNVSVSLVPPTKIVEFDVTSQQSVIDAKDSKSFNCRIEYEKVEKGAKNTLCNFDPSKTCYQEQTQSHVSWLCSKPFKVICIFISFYSTDYKLVQKVCPDYNYHSDTPYFPSG, encoded by the coding sequence GTTACAAGTGCACATGTCAAGTCGGGAAGCCCCAAATCAACGCTAAAGCATATATGGACAGAGAGCAGTAAGGATATGTCAATCAGTCGGCTGCTGACACAGACTCTGCATGGCAAAGAAAACAGCACAGCTTTGGACCTTCACTATGACACTCCAGAGCCCTACTCGGAGCAGGACCTTTGGGACTGGCTGAGGAACTCCACAGACCTGCAGGACTCGCGGCCACGGGCTAAGCGGCGGCCCATGGTAAAGACCGGTAAATTCAAGAAGATGTTCGGCTGGGGGGACTTCCACTCCAACATCAAGACGGTCAAACTCAACCTGCTTATCACCGGTAAGATTGTGGATCATGGTAATGGCACCTTCAGTGTCTACTTCCGCCACAACTCCACAGGTCAGGGCAACGTGTCGGTCAGCTTGGTCCCTCCAACGAAGATAGTGGAGTTCGATGTGACATCGCAGCAGTCCGTCATCGATGCAAAGGATTCAAAGTCCTTCAACTGCCGTATCGAGTACGAGAAGGTGGAGAAAGGTGCCAAGAACACTCTCTGCAACTTCGACCCATCCAAGACCTGCTACCAGGAGCAGACCCAGAGCCATGTTTCCTGGCTCTGctccaaacctttcaaagtCATCTgcatcttcatctccttctaCAGTACCGACTACAAACTGGTGCAGAAAGTGTGCCCAGATTACAACTACCATAGTGACACACCCTACTTTCCCTCTGGCTGA